In Solibacillus isronensis, the following are encoded in one genomic region:
- a CDS encoding TetR/AcrR family transcriptional regulator gives MIKRENKIHKTENKREFIIRIAMQLFKEKGYKNVSVDEIVQACNSSKGSFYHHFKSKAEILNEHFALADKYYEQLYNDLPIQLSPKRRLQLFLENVFIYLEETFGREFLSVVYSTSLESEAHLYFRNPNRKLFMLFEALITEVIEASPTKPALSLKQLKLAFTQLAMGVIYHWCTFPEDQSLQESGTSALQHYLNGFS, from the coding sequence TTGATTAAAAGAGAAAATAAAATACATAAAACAGAAAACAAAAGGGAATTCATCATAAGGATTGCCATGCAGTTGTTTAAAGAAAAAGGATATAAAAATGTCAGTGTCGATGAAATTGTACAAGCCTGCAATTCATCCAAAGGTTCGTTTTACCATCACTTTAAGTCAAAGGCTGAAATTTTAAATGAGCACTTTGCCTTGGCAGATAAGTATTATGAACAATTGTATAATGATCTACCAATACAATTATCACCAAAAAGGCGATTACAGCTCTTTTTAGAGAACGTATTTATTTATTTAGAAGAAACGTTTGGACGTGAGTTTTTATCCGTAGTTTACTCTACTTCTTTAGAATCTGAAGCTCATTTATATTTCAGGAATCCTAACCGTAAATTATTTATGTTATTTGAAGCATTAATTACCGAAGTTATTGAAGCAAGCCCAACAAAACCTGCCTTATCACTCAAACAATTAAAACTCGCCTTTACCCAGCTCGCAATGGGCGTCATTTATCATTGGTGTACCTTCCCAGAAGATCAGTCTCTCCAAGAAAGTGGTACGAGTGCATTACAGCATTATTTAAATGGCTTTTCGTAA